TTAATGGTGATACTTTCTGCGTATTTTGGCTTGAACTTGTTTATCAAGTATACTATCATTTTTCGGATTCAtaatttcagattttgctaAAAAGCTCTGCTGTCCCGTTTGATCTATCTATCTATGCCTTAAATATTCACTGTTTTATTTGTCTGTGACCACTCACTCTAATATTTGATGCTTGTGGCTGCTAGTTTTGGCTCTCTTTTTGATCAGTGGCATGTTTTATTGAATATAAAGCAGTTGACTATAACATGTCTCTCTACCTATTCTAGACATGGTTAAAATACAGGATTTAGTTTATTGTGAAGTATCTGTTAgttgatataataataattatgtttacTCCTAAGTTTGTGATAAAGGAAATGTCCAAGTATGATAATTGGACGATTAGTGATCTGAAAGGTCGATTTTCCATTGATAGCTCTTGTGTCGTTTAAAGGTTTTTTAAGTTATCCCACTTTCTTAATTCAAGTGGAATATGAAATTAGCACGTAGTTAACTCTTTTGACTATTCCTCATACATACAAAATATTAAAGGGAAAAAGTAGTATACTCAAAGAGGGGACCAAGTTGCCACCATTGACCACACCACACCCTTAGGAAGTTGATGATGACATGCGCTATTTATTGCACTTGtacagaaagaaagaaagaagtaaAATTTGACTCAGCTTTCTTAATGGTCACATGCTGTGCTGACCACAATTACTTAATTCTATGAGGGACACAACCAATGACTCCATTGCCTTTGGTTTGTGGTCCTTAGATACAAGATAGGCTCTCCATTAAGGTTCATTTGGGATTGGGATACTCTTTTCAACACATGTTCTTCTTTCATTAAGACATTACACATTAACAAgtcaaaacttaaaagtaatTCATATTCGAATATCGAATACCAACATAAACATCCTCTACATAGACTGACTGAAACTAGCATTGAATATCATACCAAATTGTGTTGCAACAGAAGCTACAGCTAGTCTGGCAAAACCTACCAACAACATCTAGTGTGTGcaaatagatcataaaattgcaTAAACCAACATCATATGAAACTTAAGTTGGTGCACCCTTTCACCAAACAGGCACACCAGTACATCTACACTTAGGTCAACATGAGGTCGTTTCCTCCAAGGTGAGGACGGAGGCAAACACGAACTTCATGTTCTTCAGGTCCTTCACAAAGTTTTGGTACCAACATCTCTAGCACAGTTCCTGATTCGTCGTAGTATGCTTCGATTTTGGCATCTTCTGGGATTCTTGTTGAAAGAGGAATTTCTCTGACAAACTCACCTGGAGGGCAGTGTTCTGAGGATGACTCGTCAAGCTTGAAACTTCTGTTTTGTCTGTTGATGAATGGCATACGAGATGTGCTTAAACAAGATACCTTTATTATACCATGTGTGAGTGTGTTTCGCCAGGAAACTTTCACCCTTTGAAGATCTACAAATGGCAAACTCAGTACGATTAAGTAACCTTGTTCATCTTCATATATGCTTTTTGCAGCTGTTACTGGCCCGTAGACATCCCTCATCACCCCACTAAAGTCATGTAACCAATGCGGTTCGGTTGGGTGAATTTCAAGATCTGGAGTTTGATAGGAAGGAGGATTTACTTGCAGGAAACACTCATCTTCATTTCCGTGAGGGAAGAAatcctttttccttttcccaTTCGCAGGTAGTAGATCCATTGCGTCCCCGTTGCTGTGATTCGATGGCTGAGTTAACAAATTAAGCCCTGATCCATTAGCCAGTTTCTTTGGATTGGGATGCGGGTTACTCTTAATTGGCGGGAGGGGTCTCTCAAGCTCAAATTCAGTGTTGGGGAGGTTTCTCCATGAACTGTAATCGCTTGCTTCGTGAGGAATACTGAAGTTGAGTTCCCTACCTGTGAGTTCCATCCATCGTTTGCGCTCCTCTTCATCAAGAACCATGAGACTGGGAGATGAAACAACCTCAATACCATGAATACACTGAGGATTCGACAGCCCCCTGTAGTGCTTCCTCTGCATTCTATGAGATCGAACAAAACCTTTGTCAGCACTAAAGGGAAACGGGCGCTCCCCTTGACGAGAATGCCCATTCATGTAACTCCGAAGCTGCATCTTACCCAGTGCATTCTCAGGCCTTTCCTTGAAAATCCACATATACAGGTTCTCCATGTCATGTTGAACCATGAATAGATCAAGCTGGAGATCAGATTTATCAAACCCGGAATATCCATTACTGTCCCTTACCATCTTTGCCTTCGATTTCTCATTTAACACAGGCCTAAAATAAAAGCTAAAGAAAACCCAAGCACCCCAAATACTATCCAAACGTTTCGCACATTTCCTTCCAACTTTAGACGCACTAATAGAACTTTCAGTCTCATAAACCTGTGTACCAAGCCCGACATCAAGAATATCACAATGTTCCGAGTTCCATGGCTGCGAAGGAGGGCTACGCTCAGCTGATAAAGGCAAATTAATATCAGGTGGACATGTTATGACTACTTGTCTATTCATCTCAAGGTCTAACTCATCATGTGAAGAAGATGCACTCGAATCCATGGACAAACGAGTCGAAGGATGATGATTCTCCATCGACAGCCCAATACAACACCAAACAGTATCTTCTATCTCACAATTCCTCTTCTTTGGGAGACAAACAATAGCTAATATGACAAACTTCAATACTAACAAACCAAAACAACAACTTGAACAAAAAGACTAAATCTTTACAAACACAACAACTATACTAAAGTTCTCTAACAACAAAAAAACCTATATCAAACCACcactaaaacaaacaaaaccCCAGATTGGAAAATCAGCAAAtacccaaaataaaaaaagggaaatcCCACACAACCCCAAATTCTTATACAACAAAAGAATGAACTTTTAGGAACAAAAAATCCCTATTTATATGACAAAAGCCCAAATCCAAGAAAATCAACTCTGTAAAAGTACATaggcttttttttttccaacacaaacaatataaaaattgaatctttatcACTATATAGtataaaaagataatatttttctttctttttttaataacaaaaggTGTAAATATAGTGGATGTACAGTAATTACCAATCTATGAAGCCAAAACCCAAGAAAAGTACCAAATCTGAagtgatttttgaagaataccTTAAAACTGCAGGAGCaacaaagaagagagaagaagagaaatcaaTGGTCCAAATTAACACCCTCATCTTcttctttatctcttttttttgttttgtttttgtttttgtatctGACTGAGTCTTTGTTGTCTTTCTCTCAAGAATTCgtcatacatacacacacacaataCAAAAGGGGCAAAAGGGGGTGGAGATAGagatatatagagagagaaaagtgaatatagagagagaaagacaGAGACCCAAATGGAGAAGAAAGCTGGAAAATGGGGTCTGTGAGGTTTAGGGGACAAATTTGTTGGTTTCTGTTGAGATTGACACAGAAAAATCAAGAATCATCACCGTTTTCCAACCGTGTTTCCTTAATTGTGtttgctttttttattttatttggctGATCGAACTTAAATACGTGATCACAAACTCTTATAGAAATAcgagattttaaataaaatattaagagaagtattaaaaatatttttaaattttgacgCAAATTATTTTATCTTGAAATTATtgacaacttttaaaaaaacttttctaTTTGACTAATTGAACTTAATTATACTCATGATCTGCTACAAATGAAGAGTGTTTGAAACAGAATTATAACCGTTAAATCAACCGTAAAATTGACTTATCGGGATTAAGTTAACGGTTTAACGGTTAAgaacatattaaaatttaataaaataaacggCTTATTTGTATGGAGTTGGATTATTCAATTTACTTATCAGAGAAATCGTTAACCCAATAAAAATTACCAtacttacattttattttagatataatAGCCTCATTTAATATGTTATCATGATATATAAgagtaattatatatttttcctttcttaatCCTAATTCCTATAGGCTAAAGTTGTAAAgccattaaaatcataaaagcACTGAGGATATGTACATGAAAAATATGTTGCAATTTATTGAGTCATTGGCAAAGTGGAAGAACAATGAAAATGGGATAACTAACTGAAAATCTGAATTAATTTATCCATTTAATTTTGTTGCtgctaaaaaattattattttttgggaaaatgtaTTTATCGATAAAAAGAGAAGATATCGTGGACATTAGAGGTTAGACAGTACATCTATTTGATAATTGTTAATCCGTTATGAAATCAACCGATATTTTATAGTCGGCTAGTGGATTAGTAAATCTAAAAGGTCTAACCGTTTTCCAATGGTGTTTCCTTAATTGGGTTCGGTCACGTAACATGGGTCTCAAATTCTTATAAAAGTTTGAAACTTCTAATAAAATATCGagagaagtattgaaaatatttttaaatttaacgtGAATTATTTTATCTTGAAACTAttgacaattttaaaaataattttctatttgacTAACTAAACTTAATTACATTCATGACCTACTACATGTAGGGAGTGTTCGAAACAGAATTGTAACCGTTAAATCAACCATAAAATTGACTTATCGAGATTAAGTTAACGGTTTGACAGTTTAACGGTTGGgaacatattaaaatttaataaaataaacggTTAACTGTTGGgaatatattaaaagttaataaaataaacaactttTTGGTATAAAGGTGGAttattcaatttctttttaaggTAAATCGTTTTggaaacatattaaaatttaataaaattaacgACTTATTTGTATGGGGTGGATTATTCAGTTTCCTCATCCGATAAACCGTTAAACTATTAGGAGTTACtatacttacatttttattttagatatagtagcgttatttaatattttaccaTAATGTATAAgagtaattatatgtttttcctTTGTTAGTCCTAACTCCTATAGATTAAACTTTGGCGAAGTGCTTATACGCACTCACCCACTCAACAATTGTTAATCCGTTATGGAACCAACCGGTGTTTTATAGGTTGACTAGTGGATTAGTAAATCTAAAAATTGATATTCGATAGGTCTAACCGTTAAGCGAAATTATCTATTTTGTCTGTCCGATAAGCTGCCCTAGTCACATGGCATGATAAATGATATCAAACTCTCGTAGAAGCGTGAGACTCTTAATAAAATCTAGAGAGAAGTACTGAAAACACATCAAAATTTGGCGCgaattatttattgaaagataggatagttaaagtgcctatttgtaCACTATGAAAGTTTgagatcaaagttaaaatttgaagccaagtttaggatttaatatatgtattatgtcattttGAAAATACTCATCTACTTGACTAGTTGTACTTAAATACGTCTCCGAATATCTAAATGGCATAACAAGTAGTCTCAAACTCTTGTAAGAGCGTGAAACTCTTAATAAAACGTGAGGAGAAGTATTGAAAACATTCCTAAACTTAAATTTAGGAGTGTATTTCACTCATATAACAAGATCATGAATGCATTTAAGTTTAAATAATCAAGTATGGAGTGTTCTTATGACTACCAATAATTCATAAACAAAGTTACTAATTCACGTcaattttagggtttttagtACTTctctcaattatttttacatatataattcattatatcattattgaatatatgttattgttactttatatatatatatatatatatatatatataattattatgttttaatattattaaattaaataatatatagttatatcatttaatttttcattaaaacaattaattaaattattaatatttcttaactaaatctttaaatttttataaaacttcgatttgaaattttaaagttaaatcttTAAACGTTAAACTTTTTGTAAGCTTTATCTTTAAAtccaatttaaattataaattataaattcagttttaaactttaaactttaaaattcaattgtatattagtctaatattaaaatagtggaaaattaaatttataaaatgacaagCATTAAATataagagattattttttttaaaaaaatcaaggcTAATAGTCgtatatttatttaaagaaataaattatacaaatagaaatacGAGAAAGAGTACATAATCTACGCAGTTACCTTCTAGGGAGGGTTTTGTTTGAACTAGGTATTGAATATTGtactaataattaaatttttttcaaattgtttttgtaaaaatttgtatcatttcaaaagaaacatTATTTGNTTCAATAATGATATAATGAACACAgacatttttaaaatgaaaaaaaatgtataggATCGAGATACGATCAAATCTTGTCTTGggagcaaaaacaaaaaaaaaaatttgatagtTATAacgatttgaaaaatatttttacgttggttaaaattattgttACGATACTAAATTTTATGGAAAATCATTTGTCctctgcactatttaatagtgtatatTAAAGGTATGTTTCTGTTCATGtggacacattactatttataattatgcaatatttataATGTCTAGGTGAACAcgtatatacctttaaaatatataattaaatagtataaaggATAAAAGATCATTTTCAAAGTTTCATATCATTATAACAATATcgatcaaaattcaaatatttcagaCCATTTTCCTATAATTATAAACGGAGATTGATTGATCAAATAATAAGTGAGAATAGAAAATTGCTCCTCCTACTAAATAATTGAGCCTTTAATCAAGTGGAtcattaagttttttattttattttttatagtgaacatcaacatattaCATTAGatcagttttaaaaaatatgtatataaaatatttagttttatagCAAGTTATAAGTTCACGTGCTTCGTATATTTGcctttatataaattattttttagaattaagttaaatttaagattcatttctttatataatttcagaccaatatttattttaattaatatttatcaataacGAACCTTCAAACTAAATTACTCGTGAATTAAATATCCaatcttaaatgtgaaatagAGTATTGAAGAGcatcatatcaaataaaaaaataatttttttttatttgaatttaaacaATTCTTGTGAGATTTTTTTACCTACCCTACatgaagaaatattattttaaaagataaaatctaaAACGTGAGAAAGCactgagttttttttaattttttaatttctgactcttaaaatgaaacatattagaaaaacatttttttttaaaatagaaaataaatttataagatGTGCATTCTTATTAGGACTATCACCTTCTAGGGAGCTAaacgataattttttttaatgattaaataacattatattataatcaATGATTAAAAATTGGTACAAAATTAAGATAAGTGAAATGACTGATTGTCCTTGTGCTTTTAATCACAATAATAAAGGGAAAGTGTACTATGTTTGATTATCATTTTACAAATCTTTcgtaaataaaatatgtataagttatgaatcaattaatacattattttatccaatgtaaaaaataaaataattaatacaatgagtaatcaaattttataaatctcATCTCTACATAACTAATCTCTATATGAATAACTCTGATTAGCAATCAAACAGAAATTGTTACATATTCACTTTAGCAAATGCTCCCTATTTAATTGGATGATTATTTTCCATTAACTGAATTACTAATAATCAAATTTGGAGTTGCAAAGtgttattaacttttttttagtaaaataatatattaataaatatcgTTTATAAGTGGAAATGTAAATTAGATAAGTAAAAGGAAATAGAGTAAATatcacttttaattaaaaataaataagggaCAAGTGGATAGAAATGTAAAAAATGTCACATTTCTTATCAATTATTGATAATAATACTTAATACTCATCACTACTTATATATCAAAATGTTCATCttttaaatacaattattttCCACTTAAGCTTTTGGTCCAAAATACTCATCTAataatgagttcactttcttatctctttttaaagaaaaagaagtaataatatatatattaaggtCAAATAAATGTTGTTTGGAATGCAAGCAAAATGAATTTGTGGAAACATGAATCATTActacttttttttgttgggggggggggttcctttattttttattttaaaaatatttaatatgtaaAATGAAGACTATACTAGactatattaattcaatataacTTGTGCACAATTgaataacaaattaatttttctaatataattaACTAGCGAACAATGTAAAATAGATATTTACTTAAAGTCTGATAGACTGTATAAGAATAATGCTTAAATTATAACTcgtaaaataacataaatttctACGCAAATTCCTTAAACCTTGTCCAAGTTATGTTTTGGATCCAAAATTCAAAGCCCAATATTCAACTATATGGGCTATGAAGAGAGTCAAGATTGGACTTgtaaaaaatttgagaaataacaaaaataatagatATAGTAAGGTTCGATAGCTATAATTTcgataattgcgctccataactATAGTTTTGTTTGCTATGGAAATTGCAGTTGTATATATCTACCTACCAAAAAATTGTACCCTAAAGTGCTCTTACTATGACTTAATTTCACAAGTCATAAATTTAAAGAAACTTTTATCTTGTTCGATATAAATGTATAGTATCTAATTCACAACGTATGCCTCgcaattttccttcaaattaGAACAACGCGAAAGTAAGTGGTTTCAGTAAATAGCGATTTACTTTCAAATTAGAACTTCTCAAATCTCCATGCATATATCAATTAGTCAGATTCCAAATCAGAtatcgaataaaaaaaaaaagacaattctACCAAGTAATGCAAATTCAAATCATCATTTTGCTCCAAAATAATAGTCCTTTCGAGTttatattatatactattttatGGTAACTAAAACGTGCCTCTAACgctatacataatatatactaacaaattaaaattccaAGTAAGAACTTGTATATATGTagacaaatatataattaagtacaAATGCTCAAGCCTTACTTGACTTACAAATTAAACATTCCAACTATGTTTatcataataaaattgaaaccTTATTGATCAAATCATTCTTCAACAATGGGAGAAGAACAACATCATTATAGAGAACTCGAAATCAACCCTGTTATAGTTGGCCTTCTTGGTATCATAGTTGGCGCTATAATCGTAGTTATTAtacattttataataatatcatGGTGTAAAAACACTTCATCTGATCCTCCAGAGCAAAACACGACTATCCCAATAAGTCAAAGTCAAAATCGCTCTCGTGCTAGAGCTCAACAAGAGACGTCTAGTAGCACGAGCACGAGTAATTCAATGGTGCAATTGATTGTTTTATCGAGGTACAACAAGGATACGAAAGAAGATATGTGTTGTATATGTTTAGGTGAATTTTTGGAAGGCGATGAAGTTAGGGTATTGTCTCAATGTATGCATATTTTTCATGTACCATGTATAAATGTGTGGTTACATTCTCATCGAAATTGCCCGCTTTGTCGTGCGGAGACTACATTATTGGCTCCTCCGCATCAACGTTTAATAGGTTTGTTGCCGGAGTCTCGTAGGCAAATTCATAATTTAGAGTCTGTGGATTCAGAATGAGCATGTATATATACGCATGTTTACGTTCGTTTTGGTTTGTATACATCTTTGTATTTCCTATATATGGGCCTAATAGAAATGATCCAAATGACCATTTATATGGTCCACAAACTCCAAGCCCATCACcaactttattttattggttGACTATATCTTTAAcgttaaaatgaagttattcttatTCGTGCCGTTACtaatctcatcatttgtatCCTTCAATTGGATGGAAAATCCCAATCAACTAAAATTAACCAATTTTAATTCGACCCGATCCAATTAATCATATAACTCGTTTCTTTTATCTGAATCAACTTTGTTTTCCACCACCCGCACCTCCACTTAAACCACCACCAAAGACACCTCTCTGATATCTCCTCCACCTCCACCTCTCCCACTACTGTACCTCCTCCAAGTCAACAACCACAAATaaataactttataaaaataataaataaataattatcacATATTAAATTACActgatataataaatattttgtatcatcaaagcatatataattaaaaaaattatttcagcATTTCATTTTTGTTCTTGAAGATTTCCATGTATACACCAAAGCACCGTCAAACacacaattattttaaaaaataataattaaaataatgccATAAAATCAGTAAGTATATCCAACCCCGAAATCGAAttgtcaacaaaaaaaatttaacatttcaGTGTCTCAGTAATTAATATCTCCTTCGTCTCAATTTAggtgatatttttaaaattttgatgattaaatgaattttcatatttaacaACGTTAAAATTAAAACGTTCTAAttcttgaaattcaaatttgtcatgtctttgttttagttgtttgttctatttcttttttgatatgttttaaaaataatatttactttcttttttaatcactctttagttttaattttcttggCAGAAACTGACCCACATGCAAAGTTGAGGGTGCACATACATTCGTTAAGTTCATAAATCTttttgggaaacttacataaatatactataataaaaaaatatttaccatttatagcaataatatttttacctcacttgatcacttttaattcatttataatacaagtttaatacatattacaaatttaacaaagcattgctataaatggtaataaacaaaaagtatcgctaaaatcagtaattattttttaaaatgtattaatttatgtaatttttccaatcTTTTTCTACATGTATACATGTGTATATATCTGAAAAATTAGCAGAAAcagaaatataattaatagtgCAATCATGATTCATAAAGTAGTAGAGCCTTGTGTTACTACTCGCTAGTATATTAGCCGAAGGTAACTACTCCGAAACCAAGGTTCAAATCCAGGTAAAgccatattttattatttttgtttcaagTTTAGATTGATACACTCTAAGTCTTTAAATTCCGATTCttgacatatttaaaaattacataattaaattattttttattacatttaatatattattaatttaaaaccataaaattgaatttatttttatttatttttaaccttCATGTCAAGTTAAAATCAGATAAATATATTGAAacgaagtatatatatataagaaaatgttCATCTCATCTCATGTATGATGTTTACACTATTTTGTCGtttatttttacccttttaataATCCTCATTAATATCTCAATAATtccaaaaaagtaaaattattttaagaatataatattCTCATAATGCATTGTACACTTGTCTTAAATTCCCAAAAccatacaaaataatttttttttttaaaaaaaaagggccactatacttaataataatacataatcaattaatatcATGCCCAATTTCTCTAccactaaaatttcaaaaacctCTCCCTTCACCGGCGCCGGCGTCTTCACCGGAGCTCCGACATGTCCCCTTTATTTGCAATTGTCTCACTGATCATACTTATAATCATACCGACTATCGTATTCGCTTTCATCTACGCTATGAAACGCCCGGATAACGTTTTCCGGCGAAGCTCCGGCGAAAATTCCGGTGAGTCGACCACCGGAATTATTACACATCATACGGATATGTTATCGACTgtaaagtatgaaaaaaaaacttcGCCGGAGAAGGAGGAAGATTCCGGCAATGAGTGTCCGGTGTGTTTGACGGCGTTTATTGACGGAGAAGAAGTTAGACAATTGATGACGTGtaaacatatttttcatttttcttgtattGATAAATGGCTTTGTTCTAAATCAAGTTGTCCGGTTTGCCGTGCTGCCGTTACCGTTAAACGGCCTAAACGGCCGGCGGTGAACTTCGATGACGATTTCCGGCAAGGTTTGCCGGATGCTGCTGCGTTAGTTTGATTGTTGTAATGCAATTTTTACGTTTTGCTCGAAGTTCAACTGAATTTATTACTTTCGataattattatgtatatatttatgtgaagAATTAGATTATTTACGTATTTATTCTGAATTTAATGACTCAATATTGGATGTTTATAAGTAGACATGTTAAATATCATAAAGTAAGCAAACACGTGTATTTTACGAGATAATTTTATACGATTTGTCATGTAGCGCAAGTGTATGTCAcacaatttattatatttaacgTGTTTGTTTATTTGTCTAATgttctaattatttaaatgattatttGTACACACTTAAattaaagaacataaatatTAGTTAgaagacatatttatatattaagcctttttaaaaattatatttatatttgaattcaaTTAACTTTATAAGtgaaatatttattgattttcataGCATTAAAAGGATGCTCtctttaatgattttatatgaatatttagAACTTAGACTtcttattaaagaaaataaatatatattcctaGAAATTTAAATTGTTCAACCAATTAATATCAGAATAAAAAGTGAATTACTTTTATGGAGAAAGTGCACTAATcactttaaacaaaaaatttcacatGTAATAAGCTTATCACTAGTTCAATATCAATTTATCGATATTACACtatacataattcaattaataagataaaataaatattaaatactaattaaaGAAGGATAAGTAATTACTAGTAACATACTTTGTTG
The nucleotide sequence above comes from Solanum pennellii chromosome 9, SPENNV200. Encoded proteins:
- the LOC107031300 gene encoding LOW QUALITY PROTEIN: uncharacterized protein LOC107031300 (The sequence of the model RefSeq protein was modified relative to this genomic sequence to represent the inferred CDS: inserted 1 base in 1 codon); the protein is MENHHPSTRLSMDSSASSSHDELDLEMNRQVVITCPPDINLPLSAERSPPSQPWNSEHCDILDVGLGTQVYETESSISASKVGRKCAKRLDSIWGAWVFFSFYFRPVLNEKSKAKMVRDSNGYSGFDKSDLQLDLFMVQHDMENLYMWIFKERPENALGKMQLRSYMNGHSRQGERPFPFSADKGFVRSHRMQRKHYRGLSNPQCIHGIEVVSSPSLMVLDEEERKRWMELTGRELNFSIPHEASDYSSWRNLPNTEFELERPLPPIKSNPHPNPKKLANGSGLNLLTQPSNHSNGDAMDLLPANGKRKKDFFPHGNEDECFLQVNPPSYQTPDLEIHPTEPHWLHDFSGVMRDVYGPVTAAKSIYEDEQGYLIVLSLPFVDLQRVKVSWRNTLTHGIIKVSCLSTSRMPFINRQNRSFKLDESSSEHCPPGEFVREIPLSTRIPEDAKIEAYYDESGTVLEMLVPKLCEGPEEHEVRVCLRPXPWRKRPHVDLSVDVLVCLFGERVHQLKFHMMLVYAIL